Proteins encoded together in one Flavobacterium keumense window:
- a CDS encoding NAD(P)/FAD-dependent oxidoreductase: MIKTDILIIGAGPTGLFAVFEAGLLKLKCHVLDALPQPGGQLSELYPKKPIYDIPGFPEVLAGDLVDNLMEQIKQFEPGFTLGERAETIVKQEDGTFIVTSNAGTQFHTPVVAIAGGLGSFEPRKPLIENIEYYEDKGVKYFIKNPEEFRNKRVVIAGGGDSALDWSIFLADVASEVTLIHRRNEFRGALDSVEKVQELKNEGKIRMITPAEVVGVNGTDHVESIVLDEEGTQRTIETDYFIPLFGLTPKLGPIGDWGLEIEKNAIKVNNALDYQTNIPGIFAIGDVNTYPGKLKLILCGFHEATLMCQAAYQIINPGKRYVLKYTTVSGVDGFDGTRKEAPKAVVKAIV; the protein is encoded by the coding sequence ACATACTTATAATTGGAGCAGGCCCAACAGGTTTATTTGCCGTATTCGAAGCGGGATTATTAAAATTGAAATGTCACGTTCTAGATGCTTTGCCTCAACCAGGCGGGCAGCTTTCAGAATTATATCCTAAAAAACCAATTTATGATATTCCAGGTTTCCCTGAAGTGTTAGCAGGTGATTTAGTAGATAATTTGATGGAGCAAATCAAGCAATTCGAACCAGGTTTTACGCTTGGGGAGCGTGCTGAAACCATTGTAAAACAAGAAGACGGAACGTTCATTGTAACTTCTAATGCAGGAACGCAATTCCACACACCAGTAGTTGCCATTGCAGGTGGTTTAGGAAGTTTTGAACCTCGTAAACCCTTAATTGAAAATATTGAATATTACGAAGATAAAGGCGTGAAATACTTCATCAAAAATCCAGAAGAATTCAGAAATAAAAGAGTCGTAATTGCTGGTGGAGGAGATTCGGCTTTGGATTGGAGTATTTTCTTGGCTGATGTAGCTTCAGAAGTAACTTTAATTCACAGAAGAAACGAATTTAGAGGTGCTTTGGATTCAGTGGAGAAAGTACAAGAGTTGAAAAACGAAGGTAAAATCAGAATGATCACTCCTGCTGAAGTAGTGGGTGTGAATGGTACTGACCACGTAGAATCAATTGTTCTTGACGAAGAGGGAACACAAAGAACTATCGAAACCGATTATTTTATTCCGCTTTTTGGTTTGACGCCAAAATTAGGCCCAATCGGAGATTGGGGATTGGAAATCGAAAAAAATGCCATCAAAGTAAATAACGCCTTGGATTACCAAACGAATATTCCTGGAATTTTCGCCATTGGTGACGTAAATACCTATCCAGGGAAATTGAAATTGATTCTTTGTGGTTTCCACGAAGCGACTTTAATGTGTCAGGCAGCCTACCAAATCATCAACCCAGGAAAACGTTATGTGTTGAAATACACTACCGTTTCAGGAGTAGATGGATTTGACGGAACTCGTAAAGAAGCGCCAAAAGCAGTAGTAAAAGCGATTGTATAA
- a CDS encoding homocysteine S-methyltransferase family protein yields the protein MSKIQQAIKERILVLDGAMGTMLQRNNFSEEDFRGERFKDFPHPLKGNNDLLSITQPEAVKQVHRLYFQAGADIVETNTFSGTTIGMADYHMEDLVYELNYQSAKIAREVADEFTDRPRFVAGSIGPTNRTASMSPDVNDPGYRAVTFDDLRVAYKQQVEALIDGGCDVLLVETIFDTLNAKAALFAIEEVKEERKIDMPVMVSGTITDASGRTLSGQTVEAFLISISHIPLLSVGFNCALGADQLKPYLKRLSMNTQLNISAHPNAGLPNAFGHYDQTPEEMQALIREYLQDNLINIIGGCCGTTPEHIKAIADVAQEFKPRTVELN from the coding sequence ATGTCAAAAATTCAACAAGCCATAAAAGAAAGAATTCTAGTCCTAGACGGCGCTATGGGAACCATGTTGCAACGCAACAATTTCTCTGAAGAAGATTTTCGTGGCGAACGCTTCAAAGATTTTCCACATCCGTTAAAAGGGAACAACGATTTGCTATCTATTACACAACCCGAAGCAGTAAAACAAGTGCACCGTTTGTATTTTCAAGCGGGAGCTGATATTGTAGAAACCAACACGTTTTCAGGAACGACTATCGGTATGGCCGATTATCACATGGAAGACCTAGTGTATGAGTTGAACTATCAGTCGGCTAAAATTGCTCGTGAAGTGGCTGACGAATTTACAGATCGTCCGCGATTTGTAGCTGGTTCGATTGGGCCAACTAACAGAACAGCATCGATGTCGCCAGATGTAAACGATCCGGGTTATCGTGCAGTTACTTTTGACGATTTGCGTGTAGCTTACAAGCAACAAGTAGAAGCCTTAATTGATGGCGGTTGCGATGTGTTATTAGTGGAAACTATTTTCGACACCTTGAATGCTAAAGCAGCGCTTTTTGCCATTGAAGAAGTAAAAGAAGAACGTAAAATAGACATGCCAGTAATGGTTTCGGGTACCATTACCGATGCTTCAGGAAGAACACTTTCGGGACAAACGGTAGAAGCTTTCTTAATCTCGATTTCCCACATTCCGTTATTGAGTGTAGGATTCAACTGTGCTTTAGGAGCCGATCAATTGAAACCGTATTTGAAACGTTTGTCGATGAACACCCAATTGAATATTTCGGCACATCCTAATGCAGGTTTGCCAAACGCCTTTGGACATTATGACCAAACGCCAGAAGAAATGCAAGCCTTAATTAGAGAGTATTTACAAGATAATTTAATCAATATTATTGGAGGTTGTTGCGGCACTACTCCAGAACACATCAAAGCAATTGCTGATGTAGCCCAAGAGTTTAAACCGAGAACTGTTGAATTAAACTAA
- the metH gene encoding methionine synthase: MSTHEKKYLQLSGLEPLIITPETNFVNVGERTNVTGSRKFLRLIKEEQYEEALDIARNQVEGGAQIIDVNMDEGMLDGAYAMTKFLNLIAAEPDIARVPVMIDSSKWEIIEAGLKVIQGKGVVNSISLKEGEEKFIEYAKKIKRYGAAVIVMAFDENGQADTYERRIEICKRSYDVLVDKVGFPAQDIIFDPNIFPVATGMEEHKLNALDFFRATKWIRENLPYAHVSGGVSNVSFSFRGNDKVREAMHSAFLYHAIKNGMTMGIVNPEMLEIYDEIDSVLLEYVEDVLLNRREDATERLLDLAESFKGDFKANEKAIAEWRNGSIQERLTHSLVKGIDEFIEIDVEEARQAASKPIEVIEINLMAGMNVVGDLFGSGKMFLPQVVKSARVMKKAVAYLLPFIEAEKDGASQSAGKILMATVKGDVHDIGKNIVSVVLACNNYEIVDLGVMVAPEKIIAAAIEHNVDIIGLSGLITPSLDEMVYLAKELDKINVQIPIMIGGATTSRAHTAVKIAPQYKATVVHVNDASRAVTVAGNLLNSDTKEKYTQDLRAEYDALREGYLNRSRDKNFLTIEQARANKLQLDWSKYTPTKPNFIGTKTVDVAIADLVDYIDWTPFFNSWELYGKYPAILTDEVVGEQATSLFADAQKMLAQLIQENWLTAKGVLGIFPANTVNDDDIEISPATSNQQPTTKFLTLRQQSQKTAGAPNIALADFIAPKDSGLQDYMGCFCVTTGFGVEEKAKKFEKDLDDYNSILVKALGDRLAEAFAEYLHEKVRKEIWGYASDENLSNQELIAENYKGIRPAPGYPACPDHLEKPTIWKLLNVEQEIGVTLTESMAMWPASSVSGYYFANPESKYFGLGKIKQDQVEDYSKRRNTTMEQAQKWLAPNIAD, encoded by the coding sequence ATGAGTACACACGAAAAGAAATATTTACAATTATCCGGTCTAGAGCCATTAATTATTACCCCAGAAACTAATTTTGTGAATGTGGGGGAACGAACTAATGTTACCGGTTCCAGAAAATTCCTTCGATTAATCAAAGAAGAGCAATACGAAGAAGCTTTGGATATTGCCAGAAATCAAGTAGAAGGTGGCGCACAAATCATCGATGTCAATATGGATGAGGGAATGTTGGATGGGGCCTATGCTATGACCAAATTCCTAAATTTAATAGCTGCTGAACCCGATATTGCTAGAGTTCCGGTAATGATTGATAGCTCGAAATGGGAAATCATCGAAGCAGGATTGAAGGTTATTCAAGGAAAAGGGGTAGTGAATTCTATTTCGCTAAAAGAAGGAGAAGAAAAGTTCATTGAGTACGCTAAAAAAATCAAACGTTACGGAGCCGCAGTTATTGTAATGGCATTTGACGAAAACGGTCAGGCGGATACTTACGAGCGTCGAATTGAGATTTGTAAAAGAAGTTACGATGTATTAGTAGATAAAGTAGGTTTTCCTGCTCAAGATATTATTTTCGACCCGAATATTTTCCCAGTTGCCACCGGAATGGAAGAGCATAAATTAAATGCTTTGGATTTTTTCCGTGCGACCAAATGGATTAGAGAGAACTTGCCGTATGCCCATGTTTCGGGAGGAGTAAGTAATGTGTCTTTTTCGTTTAGAGGGAATGATAAAGTGCGTGAAGCCATGCACTCAGCATTTTTATACCACGCCATTAAAAACGGAATGACAATGGGTATCGTGAATCCTGAGATGTTAGAGATTTACGACGAAATTGATTCTGTTTTATTAGAGTATGTGGAAGACGTTTTATTAAACAGAAGAGAAGATGCTACCGAGCGTTTATTGGATTTGGCAGAAAGTTTCAAAGGCGATTTCAAAGCCAATGAAAAAGCGATTGCAGAGTGGAGAAACGGTTCGATTCAGGAGCGATTAACACATTCGTTAGTCAAAGGAATTGACGAATTTATAGAAATTGATGTTGAAGAAGCAAGACAAGCGGCTTCGAAACCCATTGAAGTCATCGAAATCAATTTGATGGCAGGAATGAATGTTGTAGGCGATTTATTCGGAAGCGGAAAAATGTTCTTGCCGCAGGTAGTAAAATCGGCACGTGTAATGAAAAAAGCAGTGGCCTATTTATTGCCTTTTATCGAAGCTGAAAAAGACGGAGCTTCTCAAAGTGCCGGTAAAATCTTGATGGCTACTGTAAAAGGAGACGTTCACGATATTGGAAAAAACATTGTTTCAGTTGTTTTAGCATGTAACAATTATGAGATAGTCGATTTAGGAGTGATGGTAGCGCCTGAGAAAATTATTGCAGCAGCTATTGAGCATAATGTAGACATTATTGGATTGAGTGGTTTAATTACGCCTTCGTTAGATGAAATGGTGTATTTGGCTAAAGAATTGGACAAAATCAATGTTCAAATTCCAATTATGATTGGAGGAGCAACGACTTCTCGTGCGCATACGGCAGTGAAAATTGCACCACAATACAAAGCGACGGTAGTACACGTAAACGATGCTTCTAGAGCGGTTACTGTTGCCGGAAATTTATTGAATTCGGATACGAAAGAGAAATACACTCAAGACCTTCGTGCCGAATACGACGCCCTTCGTGAAGGCTATTTGAATCGAAGTAGAGATAAAAATTTCTTAACAATTGAACAGGCAAGAGCCAATAAATTACAATTGGATTGGAGTAAATACACACCAACAAAACCTAATTTCATTGGAACCAAAACCGTGGATGTCGCTATTGCTGATTTAGTCGATTATATTGATTGGACACCGTTTTTCAATTCTTGGGAATTGTACGGAAAATATCCAGCCATTTTAACTGATGAGGTGGTAGGAGAACAGGCTACGTCTTTATTTGCCGATGCGCAAAAAATGTTGGCACAATTAATTCAAGAAAATTGGTTGACTGCCAAAGGTGTTTTAGGAATTTTTCCAGCCAATACAGTGAATGATGACGATATAGAAATCAGTCCAGCAACCAGCAACCAACAACCAACAACCAAGTTTCTAACGTTGCGTCAACAATCTCAAAAAACCGCTGGAGCGCCTAATATAGCGTTGGCTGATTTTATTGCACCAAAAGACAGCGGATTGCAAGATTATATGGGTTGTTTTTGTGTAACCACCGGTTTTGGAGTAGAAGAAAAAGCCAAGAAATTTGAAAAAGACTTAGACGATTACAATTCGATTTTGGTGAAAGCCTTAGGCGACCGTTTAGCAGAAGCTTTTGCTGAATATTTGCATGAAAAAGTACGTAAAGAAATTTGGGGCTACGCCTCAGACGAGAATTTATCGAATCAAGAGTTAATTGCTGAAAATTATAAAGGAATTCGTCCTGCACCAGGATATCCTGCTTGTCCAGACCATTTGGAAAAACCAACGATTTGGAAACTCTTAAATGTAGAACAAGAAATTGGGGTAACTTTGACTGAAAGTATGGCGATGTGGCCCGCTTCATCGGTCTCAGGCTATTATTTTGCTAACCCAGAAAGTAAGTATTTTGGTTTAGGTAAAATAAAACAAGACCAAGTAGAAGATTATTCGAAACGAAGAAATACAACCATGGAGCAAGCTCAAAAATGGTTGGCTCCTAATATTGCAGATTAA
- the metF gene encoding methylenetetrahydrofolate reductase [NAD(P)H] translates to MKVTDHIAAAKGETLFSFEIVPPTKGTSIQELYDNIDPLMEFKPPFIDVTTSREEYIYVNKGNGLLEKKLTRMRPGTLGICASIKHKYNVDTVPHVLCGGFTKEETEYLLVDCHYLGIDNVMALRGDAMKDEQSFIPKEGGNHYAADLVSQIHQLNQGNYLHGLKDIEHKSDFCIGVAGYPEKHLESPSLTSDLKRLKEKVDAGADYVVTQMFFDNSKFFEFVAKAREIGINVPIIPGIKPIAVQRHLQILPQIFRIDLPEDLINAVEKCKTPADIRQVGVEWAIQQSLELKAAGVPFLHYYSMGKSENIRQIASKVF, encoded by the coding sequence ATGAAAGTAACAGACCATATAGCAGCAGCCAAAGGAGAAACTTTATTCTCTTTTGAAATTGTGCCACCTACTAAAGGGACAAGTATTCAGGAATTATATGATAATATAGATCCGTTAATGGAATTCAAACCGCCATTTATAGATGTAACGACTTCGCGTGAGGAGTATATTTATGTGAATAAAGGCAATGGTTTATTGGAAAAAAAATTAACCAGAATGCGTCCGGGAACTTTGGGAATTTGTGCTTCTATTAAGCATAAGTACAATGTAGACACGGTACCTCACGTACTGTGTGGTGGTTTTACAAAAGAAGAAACCGAATATCTTTTAGTGGATTGTCATTATCTTGGAATTGATAACGTAATGGCGTTGCGTGGCGATGCGATGAAAGACGAACAATCGTTTATCCCAAAAGAAGGAGGAAACCATTATGCAGCTGATTTGGTAAGTCAAATTCACCAATTGAATCAAGGGAATTATTTACACGGTTTGAAAGATATCGAGCATAAATCGGATTTTTGTATTGGAGTAGCGGGCTATCCTGAAAAGCATTTGGAGTCGCCATCGTTAACCTCTGATTTGAAACGATTGAAAGAAAAAGTAGATGCGGGTGCTGATTATGTGGTAACTCAAATGTTTTTTGACAATTCAAAATTTTTTGAATTTGTTGCCAAAGCGCGTGAAATTGGAATCAATGTTCCGATTATTCCAGGTATTAAACCGATTGCAGTACAAAGACATTTGCAAATCTTGCCTCAAATTTTTAGAATAGATTTGCCAGAAGATTTAATTAATGCAGTGGAAAAATGTAAAACGCCAGCTGATATCCGACAAGTAGGAGTGGAGTGGGCGATTCAACAGTCGTTAGAATTAAAAGCTGCTGGAGTGCCGTTTTTACATTATTATTCTATGGGTAAATCAGAAAACATCCGTCAAATAGCAAGTAAAGTTTTTTAA
- a CDS encoding helix-turn-helix domain-containing protein, whose protein sequence is MEKSLDNLKLPELQAIAIRLKELRKSKGYSNYEHIAFELGMSRSAYWRLETGVNFELKTLIKICRLLDISLEEFFKGIDIPKKS, encoded by the coding sequence ATGGAAAAATCTTTAGACAATCTCAAATTACCTGAATTACAAGCGATAGCAATACGATTAAAAGAACTAAGAAAATCCAAAGGGTATTCAAATTACGAACATATAGCTTTTGAGTTAGGAATGAGTCGATCTGCATATTGGAGATTAGAAACAGGTGTAAATTTTGAACTTAAAACTCTTATAAAAATATGTCGTTTATTAGATATTAGTTTAGAAGAGTTTTTCAAGGGAATAGATATTCCAAAAAAATCCTGA
- the gldA gene encoding gliding motility-associated ABC transporter ATP-binding subunit GldA, whose protein sequence is MSIAIQNISKSYGTQKALDAISFSINKGEIVGFLGPNGAGKSTLMKILTTYLTADEGSAKVNGFDVSSQPKDVQLSIGYLPEHNPLYLDLYVREYLAFNADVYKVATSRIEEVIQLTGLSTESHKKIGQLSKGYRQRVGLANALLHNPDVLILDEPTTGLDPNQLVEIRNVIKNAGKDKTVFLSTHIMQEVEAICDRIIIINKGKIVADKKLEKLISESTTQIIEVEFDQKVSETQITTIDTIHSYTTTNGIIWELTFTTDKDMRPVVFDFATANGLKTLQLNQKNKNLETVFREVTK, encoded by the coding sequence ATGTCAATAGCAATTCAGAATATATCTAAAAGTTACGGAACCCAAAAAGCATTAGACGCCATTTCATTTTCTATCAACAAAGGAGAAATTGTGGGCTTTTTAGGGCCAAACGGAGCAGGAAAATCTACTTTGATGAAAATTCTAACCACCTATTTGACTGCCGATGAAGGCAGTGCCAAAGTCAATGGTTTTGATGTGAGTTCCCAACCCAAAGACGTCCAACTTTCTATTGGCTATTTGCCCGAACACAATCCGTTGTATTTGGATTTGTACGTTCGGGAATATTTAGCGTTCAATGCCGATGTTTATAAAGTAGCTACATCTCGAATTGAAGAAGTAATTCAATTGACGGGACTAAGCACTGAAAGCCACAAAAAAATAGGCCAATTATCGAAAGGATACCGCCAGCGTGTGGGTTTAGCCAATGCTTTATTGCACAACCCTGACGTCTTGATTTTGGACGAACCTACCACAGGCTTGGATCCTAATCAATTAGTGGAGATTCGAAATGTGATTAAAAATGCCGGCAAAGACAAAACCGTTTTCCTTTCTACGCATATTATGCAAGAAGTGGAGGCCATTTGCGACCGCATTATTATTATTAACAAAGGGAAAATTGTAGCCGATAAAAAATTAGAAAAACTCATCAGCGAGTCTACCACTCAAATTATCGAAGTGGAATTTGACCAAAAAGTGAGCGAAACCCAAATAACTACTATCGACACTATTCATTCGTACACCACTACCAATGGTATTATTTGGGAATTGACTTTTACTACCGACAAAGACATGCGTCCTGTAGTGTTTGATTTTGCTACCGCCAATGGATTGAAAACTTTACAGCTCAACCAGAAAAATAAGAATCTAGAAACGGTATTCAGAGAGGTTACTAAATAA
- a CDS encoding prephenate dehydratase gives MATKIAIQGIKGSFHHQVAQEYFGKEVAVDECLSFEELVSSVLSGKSDQAVMAIENSIAGPIIPNYALIDKNNLHIIGEHYLDIHQNLMALKGQTIQDIEEVHSHPMALLQCMEFLKQYPHIKIVEDKDTAETARRIHEKQLKGIAAIASKVAAEMYDLEILAPEIQTINNNMTRFVIIDKEQSVLATNEINRASIKFELDHKRGSLAAVLNVMSDCKLNLTKIQSLPKIETPWKYSFFVDVTFEKYEDYAKAKALIDIMAEYFKVLGEYKNTKP, from the coding sequence ATGGCAACAAAAATCGCAATACAAGGAATAAAAGGTTCGTTCCACCATCAAGTGGCTCAGGAGTACTTTGGAAAAGAAGTAGCTGTTGATGAATGCTTGTCATTTGAAGAATTGGTATCGAGCGTATTGTCGGGTAAATCAGACCAGGCGGTAATGGCTATCGAAAATTCGATTGCGGGGCCTATTATTCCTAATTATGCGTTGATTGACAAGAATAATTTGCACATTATTGGCGAACATTATTTGGATATTCACCAGAATTTAATGGCTTTAAAAGGTCAGACCATTCAAGATATTGAGGAAGTTCATTCGCATCCGATGGCCTTGTTGCAATGTATGGAGTTTTTAAAACAGTATCCTCATATTAAAATTGTTGAAGATAAAGATACAGCCGAAACGGCTCGAAGAATTCACGAAAAACAATTGAAAGGAATTGCAGCCATTGCGAGTAAAGTCGCTGCTGAAATGTACGACTTGGAAATTTTGGCACCAGAGATTCAGACGATTAATAATAACATGACGCGTTTTGTGATTATTGATAAAGAGCAATCGGTTTTGGCAACAAACGAAATTAATAGAGCCTCTATTAAATTCGAATTGGATCATAAACGCGGGAGTTTGGCAGCCGTTTTGAATGTCATGAGTGACTGCAAATTGAATTTGACCAAGATTCAGTCGCTACCCAAAATTGAAACGCCTTGGAAATATTCCTTTTTTGTGGATGTGACCTTTGAGAAATACGAAGATTATGCCAAAGCAAAAGCCTTAATCGACATTATGGCCGAATATTTTAAAGTGTTGGGAGAATATAAGAATACAAAACCTTGA
- a CDS encoding pyridoxal phosphate-dependent aminotransferase, with translation MITTAKRLDIVEEYYFSSKLREVRQLAAEGKPIINMGIGSPDLKPSQAVIDAVVLAMQEENAHQYQSYQGVPELRQSMADFYQTNFGVAMNPTTEILPLMGSKEGIMHISLAFLNEGDQVLIPNPGYPTYTSVTNLVGAVPVYYDLKESTNWEPDFDALEQLDLSKVKIMWVGYPHMPTGARGSLALFEKLVAFAKKHSILLVNDNPYSFVLNDNPMSLLQVEGAKEVALELNSLSKTFNMAGWRVGMVLGNAACIDAVLKVKSNMDSGMFYGIQKGAIAALKSDASWFESMNAIYRKRRVLTEQLAEKLGCEVYKEGVGLFVWAKLPAGISSAEAFIDQILYEKHIFITPGTIFGSNGEGYIRFALCVKEEKVQEAIDRF, from the coding sequence ATGATCACAACGGCAAAACGTTTAGACATAGTAGAAGAATATTATTTCTCTTCTAAATTGAGAGAGGTAAGGCAATTGGCTGCAGAAGGGAAACCAATCATCAATATGGGAATTGGAAGCCCAGATTTGAAGCCTTCGCAAGCCGTTATTGACGCAGTGGTTTTGGCAATGCAAGAAGAAAATGCTCACCAATACCAAAGTTACCAAGGGGTTCCAGAATTACGTCAAAGTATGGCTGATTTTTATCAGACAAACTTTGGAGTGGCAATGAATCCTACTACTGAAATTTTGCCTTTGATGGGATCTAAAGAAGGAATCATGCACATCTCTTTGGCTTTCTTGAATGAAGGAGACCAAGTGTTGATTCCGAATCCAGGATATCCAACCTATACTTCCGTGACGAATTTAGTAGGAGCGGTTCCGGTGTATTATGATTTGAAGGAAAGTACTAATTGGGAACCCGATTTTGACGCTTTAGAGCAATTGGATTTATCCAAAGTGAAAATCATGTGGGTGGGTTATCCCCACATGCCAACGGGAGCGAGAGGCAGTTTGGCTTTGTTTGAAAAATTAGTGGCTTTCGCCAAAAAGCACAGCATTTTGTTAGTCAATGACAATCCGTACAGTTTTGTTTTGAATGACAATCCAATGAGTTTATTGCAGGTTGAAGGCGCCAAAGAAGTGGCTTTAGAACTGAATTCGTTGAGTAAAACCTTCAATATGGCAGGATGGCGTGTAGGAATGGTTTTAGGAAATGCCGCTTGTATTGATGCTGTATTGAAAGTGAAAAGTAATATGGATAGCGGTATGTTTTATGGCATCCAAAAAGGAGCTATTGCCGCGTTAAAAAGTGATGCTTCTTGGTTCGAATCGATGAACGCGATTTATAGAAAGCGTCGTGTTTTAACCGAACAATTAGCAGAGAAATTAGGTTGTGAAGTGTATAAAGAAGGAGTAGGTTTGTTTGTTTGGGCAAAATTGCCAGCGGGAATTAGCTCTGCAGAAGCATTCATCGACCAAATTTTATACGAAAAACATATTTTCATTACACCAGGAACTATTTTTGGAAGTAACGGAGAAGGATACATTCGATTTGCACTTTGTGTAAAAGAAGAAAAAGTACAAGAAGCAATAGATAGATTTTAA
- a CDS encoding prephenate dehydrogenase produces MKVVVIGIGLIGGSMVLDIKALHPDATILGIDANENHLQQAIDLGVVEKAGTTEDLADADFVIVSVPVDIALVVLPQVLDAVGENTIVFEVGSTKLPICEAVANHPKRRNYIATHPIAGTEFSGPSAAIKGLFQGKTNIICEVEKTTFKLQEKALQLFTAMGMRIRYMDPQSHDKHIAYVSHLSHISSFMLGKTVIDKETEEQDIFDMAGSGFESTVRLAKSSPAMWTPIFKQNKKQVVNTLEEYISNLSKFKTLLENDDFDAIYHEMQSVNKIKEILNGINIKK; encoded by the coding sequence ATGAAAGTAGTTGTAATAGGTATAGGTTTAATAGGCGGTTCGATGGTTTTGGACATCAAAGCGCTGCATCCAGATGCGACTATTTTAGGGATTGATGCCAATGAAAACCATTTGCAACAAGCTATTGATTTAGGCGTGGTTGAAAAAGCAGGAACTACCGAAGATTTAGCCGATGCTGATTTTGTGATTGTTTCGGTTCCTGTGGATATTGCTTTGGTGGTATTGCCGCAAGTATTGGACGCTGTTGGAGAAAATACCATTGTTTTTGAAGTCGGTTCCACCAAGTTGCCTATTTGCGAAGCAGTAGCGAATCATCCTAAGCGACGCAATTATATTGCAACGCATCCTATTGCAGGAACGGAGTTTTCTGGCCCTTCGGCAGCAATAAAAGGATTGTTTCAAGGGAAAACGAATATTATTTGTGAGGTAGAAAAGACAACCTTCAAATTACAAGAAAAAGCCTTGCAATTGTTTACCGCTATGGGAATGCGAATTCGGTATATGGACCCACAATCGCATGACAAGCATATTGCCTATGTATCGCATTTGTCGCACATTAGTTCGTTCATGTTAGGAAAGACAGTAATTGACAAAGAAACCGAAGAGCAAGATATTTTTGATATGGCGGGCAGTGGATTTGAAAGTACGGTGCGTTTAGCAAAAAGTTCCCCAGCGATGTGGACACCCATTTTCAAACAGAATAAAAAACAAGTGGTGAATACTTTGGAAGAATACATTTCTAATTTGTCAAAGTTCAAAACGCTGTTAGAAAACGATGATTTTGATGCGATTTACCACGAAATGCAAAGTGTGAATAAAATAAAAGAAATATTAAACGGAATAAACATTAAAAAGTAA